The following proteins come from a genomic window of Nicotiana tomentosiformis chromosome 12, ASM39032v3, whole genome shotgun sequence:
- the LOC104116761 gene encoding probable transcription factor KAN2 isoform X1 — MELFPAQPDLSLQISPPNNKPSSSSSWKRSTSNSTNENQEMDLGFWKRALESRNSSNNNNNNNNSSCFELSLSSNINPRPNSSQYFHHLQNTKTNIIHSLHQNQVLNPIRGVPVYNQNPFFPYDNANTTTTLPIPSSVSSFNYNHTISSSNSHSHFQSRHYHQNGLIRSRFMSRFPAKRSMRAPRMRWTSTLHARFIHAVELLGGHERATPKSVLELMDVKDLTLAHVKSHLQMYRTVKTTDKAAAVAASSGQSEVFDNGSSGDNNSEELVLGIQNSGKSELLVQQDNYRGLWSNSSSRESWQLHGKQGDYPGNIPSLEQKDNIEAKCLSYEGISAEVSSSTITEASPEKPNLEFTLGIRPNIS; from the exons ATGGAGTTATTCCCAGCGCAACCGGACTTATCCCTACAAATTAGCCCTCCAAACAACAaaccctcatcatcatcatcttggAAGAGAAGTACAAGTAATAGTACCAATGAAAATCAAGAAATGGATTTAGGTTTTTGGAAAAGAGCTTTGGAATCAAGAAACTCatccaataataataataataataacaattctTCTTGTTTTGAGCTATCTTTATCATCCAATATTAATCCAAGACCTAACTCTAGCCAATATTTCCATCATCTCCAAAACACTAAGACAAATATCATCCACTCTTTACATCAAAATCAAGTACTAAACCCTATAAGAGGAGTTCCAGTTTATAATCAAAACCCTTTTTTCCCATATGATAATGCTAATACTACAACTACATTACCTATACCATCTTCTGTTAGTTCTTTCAATTATAATCATACAATCTCTTCATCAAATAGCCATAGCCATTTTCAATCCCGTCATTATCATCAAAATGGGCTAATTAGATCAAGATTTATGTCAAGATTTCCAGCTAAAAGAAGTATGAGAGCTCCGAGAATGAGGTGGACTAGTACTCTTCATGCTCGTTTTATTCATGCTGTTGAGCTTTTGGGTGGACATGAAA GAGCAACACCCAAGTCAGTTCTTGAGCTTATGGACGTGAAAGATCTCACCTTGGCACATGTTAAATCCCATTTACAG ATGTATCGGACGGTGAAGACAACTGATAAAGCAGCAGCAGTAGCAGCTTCTTCAG GCCAATCGGAGGTGTTTGATAATGGATCATCTGGGGATAATAATTCAGAGGAATTAGTGCTTGGCATTCAAAACTCAGGAAAGTCTGAATTATTAGTTCAACAAGATAATTATCGTGGTCTTTGGAGTAACTCTTCAAG CAGGGAAAGTTGGCAGTTGCATGGCAAACAAGGAGATTATCCAGGAAACATACCTTCTCTAGAG CAGAAAGATAATATTGAAGCAAAATGCTTAAGCTATGAGGGAATATCAGCAGAAGTGAGCTCATCAACTATAACAGAAGCAAGTCCAGAGAAGCCTAATTTGGAGTTCACTTTGGGAATAAGGCCTAATATTTCATAG
- the LOC104116761 gene encoding probable transcription factor KAN2 isoform X2 → MELFPAQPDLSLQISPPNNKPSSSSSWKRSTSNSTNENQEMDLGFWKRALESRNSSNNNNNNNNSSCFELSLSSNINPRPNSSQYFHHLQNTKTNIIHSLHQNQVLNPIRGVPVYNQNPFFPYDNANTTTTLPIPSSVSSFNYNHTISSSNSHSHFQSRHYHQNGLIRSRFMSRFPAKRSMRAPRMRWTSTLHARFIHAVELLGGHERATPKSVLELMDVKDLTLAHVKSHLQMYRTVKTTDKAAAVAASSGQSEVFDNGSSGDNNSEELVLGIQNSGKSELLVQQDNYRGLWSNSSSRESWQLHGKQGDYPGNIPSLEKDNIEAKCLSYEGISAEVSSSTITEASPEKPNLEFTLGIRPNIS, encoded by the exons ATGGAGTTATTCCCAGCGCAACCGGACTTATCCCTACAAATTAGCCCTCCAAACAACAaaccctcatcatcatcatcttggAAGAGAAGTACAAGTAATAGTACCAATGAAAATCAAGAAATGGATTTAGGTTTTTGGAAAAGAGCTTTGGAATCAAGAAACTCatccaataataataataataataacaattctTCTTGTTTTGAGCTATCTTTATCATCCAATATTAATCCAAGACCTAACTCTAGCCAATATTTCCATCATCTCCAAAACACTAAGACAAATATCATCCACTCTTTACATCAAAATCAAGTACTAAACCCTATAAGAGGAGTTCCAGTTTATAATCAAAACCCTTTTTTCCCATATGATAATGCTAATACTACAACTACATTACCTATACCATCTTCTGTTAGTTCTTTCAATTATAATCATACAATCTCTTCATCAAATAGCCATAGCCATTTTCAATCCCGTCATTATCATCAAAATGGGCTAATTAGATCAAGATTTATGTCAAGATTTCCAGCTAAAAGAAGTATGAGAGCTCCGAGAATGAGGTGGACTAGTACTCTTCATGCTCGTTTTATTCATGCTGTTGAGCTTTTGGGTGGACATGAAA GAGCAACACCCAAGTCAGTTCTTGAGCTTATGGACGTGAAAGATCTCACCTTGGCACATGTTAAATCCCATTTACAG ATGTATCGGACGGTGAAGACAACTGATAAAGCAGCAGCAGTAGCAGCTTCTTCAG GCCAATCGGAGGTGTTTGATAATGGATCATCTGGGGATAATAATTCAGAGGAATTAGTGCTTGGCATTCAAAACTCAGGAAAGTCTGAATTATTAGTTCAACAAGATAATTATCGTGGTCTTTGGAGTAACTCTTCAAG CAGGGAAAGTTGGCAGTTGCATGGCAAACAAGGAGATTATCCAGGAAACATACCTTCTCTAGAG AAAGATAATATTGAAGCAAAATGCTTAAGCTATGAGGGAATATCAGCAGAAGTGAGCTCATCAACTATAACAGAAGCAAGTCCAGAGAAGCCTAATTTGGAGTTCACTTTGGGAATAAGGCCTAATATTTCATAG
- the LOC104116761 gene encoding probable transcription factor KAN2 isoform X4 codes for MELFPAQPDLSLQISPPNNKPSSSSSWKRSTSNSTNENQEMDLGFWKRALESRNSSNNNNNNNNSSCFELSLSSNINPRPNSSQYFHHLQNTKTNIIHSLHQNQVLNPIRGVPVYNQNPFFPYDNANTTTTLPIPSSVSSFNYNHTISSSNSHSHFQSRHYHQNGLIRSRFMSRFPAKRSMRAPRMRWTSTLHARFIHAVELLGGHERATPKSVLELMDVKDLTLAHVKSHLQMYRTVKTTDKAAAVAASSGQSEVFDNGSSGDNNSEELVLGIQNSGKSELLVQQDNYRGLWSNSSRESWQLHGKQGDYPGNIPSLEKDNIEAKCLSYEGISAEVSSSTITEASPEKPNLEFTLGIRPNIS; via the exons ATGGAGTTATTCCCAGCGCAACCGGACTTATCCCTACAAATTAGCCCTCCAAACAACAaaccctcatcatcatcatcttggAAGAGAAGTACAAGTAATAGTACCAATGAAAATCAAGAAATGGATTTAGGTTTTTGGAAAAGAGCTTTGGAATCAAGAAACTCatccaataataataataataataacaattctTCTTGTTTTGAGCTATCTTTATCATCCAATATTAATCCAAGACCTAACTCTAGCCAATATTTCCATCATCTCCAAAACACTAAGACAAATATCATCCACTCTTTACATCAAAATCAAGTACTAAACCCTATAAGAGGAGTTCCAGTTTATAATCAAAACCCTTTTTTCCCATATGATAATGCTAATACTACAACTACATTACCTATACCATCTTCTGTTAGTTCTTTCAATTATAATCATACAATCTCTTCATCAAATAGCCATAGCCATTTTCAATCCCGTCATTATCATCAAAATGGGCTAATTAGATCAAGATTTATGTCAAGATTTCCAGCTAAAAGAAGTATGAGAGCTCCGAGAATGAGGTGGACTAGTACTCTTCATGCTCGTTTTATTCATGCTGTTGAGCTTTTGGGTGGACATGAAA GAGCAACACCCAAGTCAGTTCTTGAGCTTATGGACGTGAAAGATCTCACCTTGGCACATGTTAAATCCCATTTACAG ATGTATCGGACGGTGAAGACAACTGATAAAGCAGCAGCAGTAGCAGCTTCTTCAG GCCAATCGGAGGTGTTTGATAATGGATCATCTGGGGATAATAATTCAGAGGAATTAGTGCTTGGCATTCAAAACTCAGGAAAGTCTGAATTATTAGTTCAACAAGATAATTATCGTGGTCTTTGGAGTAACTCTTCAAG GGAAAGTTGGCAGTTGCATGGCAAACAAGGAGATTATCCAGGAAACATACCTTCTCTAGAG AAAGATAATATTGAAGCAAAATGCTTAAGCTATGAGGGAATATCAGCAGAAGTGAGCTCATCAACTATAACAGAAGCAAGTCCAGAGAAGCCTAATTTGGAGTTCACTTTGGGAATAAGGCCTAATATTTCATAG
- the LOC104116761 gene encoding probable transcription factor KAN2 isoform X3: MELFPAQPDLSLQISPPNNKPSSSSSWKRSTSNSTNENQEMDLGFWKRALESRNSSNNNNNNNNSSCFELSLSSNINPRPNSSQYFHHLQNTKTNIIHSLHQNQVLNPIRGVPVYNQNPFFPYDNANTTTTLPIPSSVSSFNYNHTISSSNSHSHFQSRHYHQNGLIRSRFMSRFPAKRSMRAPRMRWTSTLHARFIHAVELLGGHERATPKSVLELMDVKDLTLAHVKSHLQMYRTVKTTDKAAAVAASSGQSEVFDNGSSGDNNSEELVLGIQNSGKSELLVQQDNYRGLWSNSSRESWQLHGKQGDYPGNIPSLEQKDNIEAKCLSYEGISAEVSSSTITEASPEKPNLEFTLGIRPNIS, translated from the exons ATGGAGTTATTCCCAGCGCAACCGGACTTATCCCTACAAATTAGCCCTCCAAACAACAaaccctcatcatcatcatcttggAAGAGAAGTACAAGTAATAGTACCAATGAAAATCAAGAAATGGATTTAGGTTTTTGGAAAAGAGCTTTGGAATCAAGAAACTCatccaataataataataataataacaattctTCTTGTTTTGAGCTATCTTTATCATCCAATATTAATCCAAGACCTAACTCTAGCCAATATTTCCATCATCTCCAAAACACTAAGACAAATATCATCCACTCTTTACATCAAAATCAAGTACTAAACCCTATAAGAGGAGTTCCAGTTTATAATCAAAACCCTTTTTTCCCATATGATAATGCTAATACTACAACTACATTACCTATACCATCTTCTGTTAGTTCTTTCAATTATAATCATACAATCTCTTCATCAAATAGCCATAGCCATTTTCAATCCCGTCATTATCATCAAAATGGGCTAATTAGATCAAGATTTATGTCAAGATTTCCAGCTAAAAGAAGTATGAGAGCTCCGAGAATGAGGTGGACTAGTACTCTTCATGCTCGTTTTATTCATGCTGTTGAGCTTTTGGGTGGACATGAAA GAGCAACACCCAAGTCAGTTCTTGAGCTTATGGACGTGAAAGATCTCACCTTGGCACATGTTAAATCCCATTTACAG ATGTATCGGACGGTGAAGACAACTGATAAAGCAGCAGCAGTAGCAGCTTCTTCAG GCCAATCGGAGGTGTTTGATAATGGATCATCTGGGGATAATAATTCAGAGGAATTAGTGCTTGGCATTCAAAACTCAGGAAAGTCTGAATTATTAGTTCAACAAGATAATTATCGTGGTCTTTGGAGTAACTCTTCAAG GGAAAGTTGGCAGTTGCATGGCAAACAAGGAGATTATCCAGGAAACATACCTTCTCTAGAG CAGAAAGATAATATTGAAGCAAAATGCTTAAGCTATGAGGGAATATCAGCAGAAGTGAGCTCATCAACTATAACAGAAGCAAGTCCAGAGAAGCCTAATTTGGAGTTCACTTTGGGAATAAGGCCTAATATTTCATAG